The following proteins come from a genomic window of Lycium ferocissimum isolate CSIRO_LF1 chromosome 4, AGI_CSIRO_Lferr_CH_V1, whole genome shotgun sequence:
- the LOC132053158 gene encoding protein DNA-DAMAGE INDUCIBLE 1 isoform X2, producing the protein MKITVMTTDEQIVTLDVDPDESVENLKALLEVETQVPLQQQQLLYNGREMRNSDKLSALGVGDGDLVMMVSSAGTLSSAPANDLSFKQDGSAVNPSAFQQHLRNDSNLMAQLFQNDPELAQAVLGNDLNRLQELLRLRHQHKSELRRRQDEEMALLYADPFDVEAQRKIEEAIRQKGIEENWEAALEHNPEAFGTVVMLYVDMEVNGHPLKAFVDSGAQSTIISKTCAERCGLLRLLDTRYKGIARGVGQTEILGRIHVAPIKIGKIFYPCSFVVLDSPNMEFLFGLDMLRKHQCMIDLKDNVLRVGGGEVAVPFLHEKDIPGHFLDEERHAKEASSSGAQATSGAAEKTDPTKGGPGSARGNVTQGPEFEAKVAKLIELGFGREAVIQALKFFDGNEEQAAGYLFGG; encoded by the exons ATGAAGATCACTGTAATGACAACTGATGAACAAATCGTCACTCTCGATGTCGATCCTGATGAATCt GTAGAGAACCTGAAAGCTCTACTGGAAGTTGAG ACACAAGTGCCTCTGCAGCAACAACAGCTTCTGTACAATGGGAGAGAAATGAGGAATTCTGATAAACTGAGTGCACTGGGAGTTGGTGATGGAGATTTGGTGATGATGGTGTCTAGTGCAGGAACCTTGTCTAG TGCACCTGCAAATGACTTGAGCTTCAAACAGGATGGATCTGCAGTAAATCCTTCCGCTTTCCAACAACACTTGCGAAATGATTCAAATTTGATGGCCCAGCTTTTTCAG AACGATCCTGAGTTAGCACAAGCTGTCCTTGGGAATGACCTAAATAGGCTGCAAGAGCTTCTACGTTTGCGTCATCAGCATAAATCAGAGCTACGGCGTCGTCAAGACGAGGAGATG GCACTGCTGTATGCTGATCCATTCGATGTCGAGGCACAAAGGAAAATTGAAGAGGCAATTCGCCAG aaaggaattgaagaaaactGGGAAGCTGCATTGGAACACAATCCTGAAGCTTTTGGAACTGTG GTTATGTTATATGTTGACATGGAAGTAAATGGCCATCCTCTAAAG GCTTTTGTGGATAGTGGAGCTCAGTCAACAATTATATCTAAAACCTGTGCAGAACGTTGTGG ATTGTTGAGGTTATTAGATACACGCTACAAGGGCATTGCTCGTGGAGTTGGTCAAACAGAGATACTAGGTCGTATTCATGTTGCTCCAATCAAG ATTGGGAAAATATTTTACCCTTGTTCTTTTGTGGTGCTGGATTCTCCCAATATGGAATTTCTCTTTGGACTTGATATGCTTCGCAAACACCAG TGCATGATTGATCTGAAGGATAATGTTCTGAGAGTTGGTGGAGGGGAAGTTGCTGTACCATTTCTACATG AGAAGGACATTCCCGGTCATTTTCTTGATGAGGAGAGGCACGCCAAGGAGGCTTCGAGCTCAGGAGCCCAG GCAACATCTGGAGCAGCAGAGAAGACTGACCCTACAAAAGGAGGTCCT GGAAGTGCCCGTGGGAACGTGACACAG GGACCAGAATTTGAAGCCAAAGTTGCAAAGCTTATTGAGTTGGGGTTTGGAAGGGAGGCAGTAATACAAGCTCTGAAGTTTTTTGATGGTAACGAAGAACAAGCAGCCGGATATCTATTTGGGGGATGA
- the LOC132053158 gene encoding protein DNA-DAMAGE INDUCIBLE 1 isoform X1 encodes MKITVMTTDEQIVTLDVDPDESVENLKALLEVETQVPLQQQQLLYNGREMRNSDKLSALGVGDGDLVMMVSSAGTLSSAPANDLSFKQDGSAVNPSAFQQHLRNDSNLMAQLFQNDPELAQAVLGNDLNRLQELLRLRHQHKSELRRRQDEEMALLYADPFDVEAQRKIEEAIRQKGIEENWEAALEHNPEAFGTVVMLYVDMEVNGHPLKAFVDSGAQSTIISKTCAERCGLLRLLDTRYKGIARGVGQTEILGRIHVAPIKIGKIFYPCSFVVLDSPNMEFLFGLDMLRKHQCMIDLKDNVLRVGGGEVAVPFLHEKDIPGHFLDEERHAKEASSSGAQATSGAAEKTDPTKGGPSGSARGNVTQGPEFEAKVAKLIELGFGREAVIQALKFFDGNEEQAAGYLFGG; translated from the exons ATGAAGATCACTGTAATGACAACTGATGAACAAATCGTCACTCTCGATGTCGATCCTGATGAATCt GTAGAGAACCTGAAAGCTCTACTGGAAGTTGAG ACACAAGTGCCTCTGCAGCAACAACAGCTTCTGTACAATGGGAGAGAAATGAGGAATTCTGATAAACTGAGTGCACTGGGAGTTGGTGATGGAGATTTGGTGATGATGGTGTCTAGTGCAGGAACCTTGTCTAG TGCACCTGCAAATGACTTGAGCTTCAAACAGGATGGATCTGCAGTAAATCCTTCCGCTTTCCAACAACACTTGCGAAATGATTCAAATTTGATGGCCCAGCTTTTTCAG AACGATCCTGAGTTAGCACAAGCTGTCCTTGGGAATGACCTAAATAGGCTGCAAGAGCTTCTACGTTTGCGTCATCAGCATAAATCAGAGCTACGGCGTCGTCAAGACGAGGAGATG GCACTGCTGTATGCTGATCCATTCGATGTCGAGGCACAAAGGAAAATTGAAGAGGCAATTCGCCAG aaaggaattgaagaaaactGGGAAGCTGCATTGGAACACAATCCTGAAGCTTTTGGAACTGTG GTTATGTTATATGTTGACATGGAAGTAAATGGCCATCCTCTAAAG GCTTTTGTGGATAGTGGAGCTCAGTCAACAATTATATCTAAAACCTGTGCAGAACGTTGTGG ATTGTTGAGGTTATTAGATACACGCTACAAGGGCATTGCTCGTGGAGTTGGTCAAACAGAGATACTAGGTCGTATTCATGTTGCTCCAATCAAG ATTGGGAAAATATTTTACCCTTGTTCTTTTGTGGTGCTGGATTCTCCCAATATGGAATTTCTCTTTGGACTTGATATGCTTCGCAAACACCAG TGCATGATTGATCTGAAGGATAATGTTCTGAGAGTTGGTGGAGGGGAAGTTGCTGTACCATTTCTACATG AGAAGGACATTCCCGGTCATTTTCTTGATGAGGAGAGGCACGCCAAGGAGGCTTCGAGCTCAGGAGCCCAG GCAACATCTGGAGCAGCAGAGAAGACTGACCCTACAAAAGGAGGTCCTTCTG GAAGTGCCCGTGGGAACGTGACACAG GGACCAGAATTTGAAGCCAAAGTTGCAAAGCTTATTGAGTTGGGGTTTGGAAGGGAGGCAGTAATACAAGCTCTGAAGTTTTTTGATGGTAACGAAGAACAAGCAGCCGGATATCTATTTGGGGGATGA
- the LOC132053158 gene encoding protein DNA-DAMAGE INDUCIBLE 1 isoform X3 encodes MKITVMTTDEQIVTLDVDPDESVENLKALLEVETQVPLQQQQLLYNGREMRNSDKLSALGVGDGDLVMMVSSAGTLSSAPANDLSFKQDGSAVNPSAFQQHLRNDSNLMAQLFQNDPELAQAVLGNDLNRLQELLRLRHQHKSELRRRQDEEMALLYADPFDVEAQRKIEEAIRQKGIEENWEAALEHNPEAFGTVVMLYVDMEVNGHPLKAFVDSGAQSTIISKTCAERCGLLRLLDTRYKGIARGVGQTEILGRIHVAPIKIGKIFYPCSFVVLDSPNMEFLFGLDMLRKHQCMIDLKDNVLRVGGGEVAVPFLHEKDIPGHFLDEERHAKEASSSGAQATSGAAEKTDPTKGGSARGNVTQGPEFEAKVAKLIELGFGREAVIQALKFFDGNEEQAAGYLFGG; translated from the exons ATGAAGATCACTGTAATGACAACTGATGAACAAATCGTCACTCTCGATGTCGATCCTGATGAATCt GTAGAGAACCTGAAAGCTCTACTGGAAGTTGAG ACACAAGTGCCTCTGCAGCAACAACAGCTTCTGTACAATGGGAGAGAAATGAGGAATTCTGATAAACTGAGTGCACTGGGAGTTGGTGATGGAGATTTGGTGATGATGGTGTCTAGTGCAGGAACCTTGTCTAG TGCACCTGCAAATGACTTGAGCTTCAAACAGGATGGATCTGCAGTAAATCCTTCCGCTTTCCAACAACACTTGCGAAATGATTCAAATTTGATGGCCCAGCTTTTTCAG AACGATCCTGAGTTAGCACAAGCTGTCCTTGGGAATGACCTAAATAGGCTGCAAGAGCTTCTACGTTTGCGTCATCAGCATAAATCAGAGCTACGGCGTCGTCAAGACGAGGAGATG GCACTGCTGTATGCTGATCCATTCGATGTCGAGGCACAAAGGAAAATTGAAGAGGCAATTCGCCAG aaaggaattgaagaaaactGGGAAGCTGCATTGGAACACAATCCTGAAGCTTTTGGAACTGTG GTTATGTTATATGTTGACATGGAAGTAAATGGCCATCCTCTAAAG GCTTTTGTGGATAGTGGAGCTCAGTCAACAATTATATCTAAAACCTGTGCAGAACGTTGTGG ATTGTTGAGGTTATTAGATACACGCTACAAGGGCATTGCTCGTGGAGTTGGTCAAACAGAGATACTAGGTCGTATTCATGTTGCTCCAATCAAG ATTGGGAAAATATTTTACCCTTGTTCTTTTGTGGTGCTGGATTCTCCCAATATGGAATTTCTCTTTGGACTTGATATGCTTCGCAAACACCAG TGCATGATTGATCTGAAGGATAATGTTCTGAGAGTTGGTGGAGGGGAAGTTGCTGTACCATTTCTACATG AGAAGGACATTCCCGGTCATTTTCTTGATGAGGAGAGGCACGCCAAGGAGGCTTCGAGCTCAGGAGCCCAG GCAACATCTGGAGCAGCAGAGAAGACTGACCCTACAAAAGGAG GAAGTGCCCGTGGGAACGTGACACAG GGACCAGAATTTGAAGCCAAAGTTGCAAAGCTTATTGAGTTGGGGTTTGGAAGGGAGGCAGTAATACAAGCTCTGAAGTTTTTTGATGGTAACGAAGAACAAGCAGCCGGATATCTATTTGGGGGATGA
- the LOC132053157 gene encoding uridine kinase-like protein 3 produces MGSKAVEDLIQASSGAHYSGFHLEEPRASEIEQPTTSIDESIKQPFVIGVAGGAASGKKTVCDLIIDQLRDQRVVLVNQDSFYHNLTPEELTKVHEYNFDHPDAFDTEQLLRVMEKLKHGQAVDIPKYDFKSYKNDVFPLRRVNPSDVIILEGILIFHDPRLRDLMSMKIFVDTDADVRLARRIRRDTVEKNRDIATVLDQYSKFVKPAFDDFILPTKKYADIIIPRGGDNHVAIDLIVQHIRTKLGQHDLCKIYPNLYVIQSTFQIRGMHTIIRDAQTEKHDFVFYADRLIRLVVEHGLGHLPFTEKQVITPTGSVYSGVDFCKRLCGVSVIRSGESMENALRACCKGIKIGKILIHREGDNGQQLIYEKLPEDIAQRHVLLLDPILGTGNSAVQAISLLLKKGVPESNILFLNLISAPQGVHVVCTHFPRIKIVTSEIESGLNEEFRVIPGMGEFGDRYFGTDDV; encoded by the exons ATGGGTTCAAAAGCAGTTGAAGATTTGATTCAGGCTTCATCAGGAGCTCATTATTCTGGATTCCATTTAGAAGAGCCACGTGCTTCAGAGATTGAGCAACCAACAACTTCTATAGATGAAAGTATTAAGCAACCCTTTGTTATAG GAGTTGCTGGAGGTGCTGCATCAGGCAAGAAGACAGtttgtgatttgattattgatcaACTTCGTGATCAGCGTGTTGTCCTAGTTAACCAG GATTCATTTTATCACAATTTGACACCAGAAGAACTCACAAAAGTTCATGAGTACAACTTTGACCATCCTG ATGCATTTGACACCGAGCAATTGTTGCGTGTGATGGAGAAATTGAAGCATGGACAAGCTGTAGATATTCCAAAATATGATTTTAAGAGTTATAAAAATGACGTATTCCCCCTCAGAAGG GTCAATCCTTCGGATGTTATAATTTTGGAAGgcattctcatttttcatgatcCTCGTCTCCGAGATCTGATGAGTATGAAGATTTTTGTAGATACAG ATGCTGATGTACGTCTTGCAAGGAGAATAAGACGTGATACTGTTGAAAAGAATAGAGATATTGCTACAGTACTAGATCAG TACTCCAAGTTTGTCAAACCGGCTTTTGATGACTTCATTCTTCCAACAAAGAAGTATGCTGACATTATCATTCCCCGGGGTGGAGACAATCATGTTGCAATCGATTTGATTGTTCAACATATCAGGACGAAACTTGGTCAACATGATCTTTGTAAAATATACCCTAACTTATATGTTATTCAATCTACTTTCCAG ATACGTGGCATGCATACAATTATCCGTGATGCGCAGACGGAGAAacatgattttgtgttttaCGCTGATCGATTGATTCGGTTG GTTGTTGAACATGGACTAGGCCATCTGCCATTTACGGAAAAACAGGTGATCACTCCAACTG GATCTGTATACAGCGGTGTAGATTTTTGCAAGAGGTTATGTGGTGTCTCTGTAATTAGAAG TGGAGAGAGCATGGAGAATGCCTTGCGTGCATGTTGTAAAGGTATCAAGATAGGCAAGATTCTTATCCACAGAGAGGGCGACAATGGTCAGCAG CTGATCTATGAAAAACTACCAGAAGATATTGCACAAAGGCATGTCCTTTTGTTGGATCCTATCCTTGGCACGG GGAATTCAGCAGTTCAAGCTATTTCTTTACTGTTAAAGAAGGGAGTCCCAGAGTCCAACATTTTATTCCTCAATCTTATTTCG GCACCCCAAGGAGTACATGTTGTCTGTACGCATTTTCCAAGAATAAAGATTGTGACATCTGAGATAGAAAGTGGTTTGAACGAAGAATTTCGTGTTATCCCTGGAATGGGGGAGTTTGGTGACAGGTATTTCGGTACAGATGATGTCTAA